A region of the Vibrio rumoiensis genome:
TGCCTTACGCCTGTCGTTTGTTATTGCATGCCTTAGAGTCGATCCCTAATGAGCAACATAAATTGTGTTCTCATTTGGGAATGAATGGATGGCAGAAGTTTTGCCAAGTTGAATGGCCACGCATGCGGCAGCAATTACCGCATGTTGCTGGCCTAGTGTTTATGTTGTGCTTTACCAGTTTTTCAACCGTCATGGCATTAGGTGGCGGGCCTAAATCCACCACCATTGAGCTGGCCATCTACCAAGCCATAAAGTTTGATTTTGATTTGCAAGCGGGGGCGATTCTGGCGCTATGGCAAATGTTGTTATGTGGTGGGTTAAGTTTATTATTATTGCGTTTGGCCAAGACGTTGCCAGCCTCTACTCAGGCTAGTCAGCAAGTTTTACCACGATGGATAGATTCTCGCTCAGCGAAAATTTGGGATAGCATTTGGATCATGGCGGCAATATTGCTCGTTCTACCACCGTTGTTGATGGTGATATGGCAAGGCTTGAATCCTCAATCATTAATGGTGCTACAAGATGCCAAGTTCTGGCAGGCGTTAATGGCCTCGCTTAAAGTGGCGACGCTAGCCAGTTCGCTTGCTTTAGTCATGGGCATTGCGATTTTATTAACGAGTCGAGCTTGGCACTTGAAAGGACGACGTCAGCGCGCTGGGCGTTTAGAATTGATGGGAACGATTATTTTGGTCACCCCTGGGATTGTAATTAGTACCGGATTATTTTTATTGCTGCGTAATTACGTTGACGTCTTTAGTCTCGCTTTTGTGATGGTGATTTTAGTCAATAGTTTAATGGCGTTGCCTTACATTATTAAAACCTTGTCGCAACCGATGTTGCAAACCGCGCAGCAATATCAATTTTTATGTCAAAGCCTAGGCATGATGGGCTGGACTCGTTTTAAAATGGTCGAGTGGAAAGCGCTTAACAAGCCAATTGCTCACGCCTTTGCGATCAGTTTTATGTTTTCGATGGGGGATTTAAGCGCAGTGGCACTGTTTGGTAATCAATCTTTTACGACTTTGCCTTTGTATTTATTTCAACTGCTTGGTAGTTATCAAATGCCAGCGGCAGCAATGGTGTCACTGTGTTTGTTGGTGTTTAGCGTCATCTGTTTTAGCTTGATTGATGTCGTGTTTAAACGAAGTAGTCGTTAATTAATGAAGAAGAATGACCATGTCTAATCGTGCTATTGAGATCCAAAACATTATTTATGATTATCAAAGCGAAACCTTTTACTTTGATTTACAGGTAGAACGTGGCTCTATTATGGCTTTGATGGGACCTAGTGGCTCAGGGAAATCCACCTTGCTCAGTTTAATTGCAGGTTTTATTGAACCCAAGCAAGGGGAGATTAAAGTCGATGGTTTGTCTGTGCTTGGTTTACAGCCTCATCAAAGGCCATTATCGATGTTGTTTCAAGAGCATAATTTATTCAGCCACTTAACGGTCAGGCAAAATATTGGACTTGGTTTGCATCCGGGTTTGAAATTAACCACTGAACAAAAACAGCAAGTCGAACAAGCGGCGCAGCAAGTCGGGATTGTGGAACTCTTGGATCGTCTACCTGAGCAGTTATCGGGTGGGCAACGGCAGCGGGTTGCGCTAGCAAGGTGCTTTGTTCAGCCCCATTCAATTTGGTTATTGGATGAGCCTTTTTCTGCGTTAGACCCAGTTTTACGTCAAGAGATGTTATCGCTGGTGGCCAGTTTAGCCAAAGAGCGCAATATCACCGTATTGATGGTGACGCATCATTTATCCGATGCCAAAGCGATTAGCAGTCATTTTGCGTTTATGGAGCAAGGTCGAGTGACTGAATGTGCCACCATCGATGCACTGACTCAAACTAGTGAAAATGCCCATCTACGCGCTTTTCTTCAAGCCAGTGGGGCTTAGTGATTTTTCTAAAATTTCTGATGAGTTACTTACCGGGCTCTCTCTTTTTCGTACTTTAGATTCACAGAATATATTTTTTATCTTCTATTATTTGGATAAACGATCTGTGAAAAACTGGTGACTTTTATCGATGTAATCTGAGTATTCTTCACCTTCAAGGCGGTATTTACACCAAGTTAAGTAGTTTTGGAAATAACCCACGGCTGAGTAAAAAATAATGGTGTAGCCTAAAACCTCTACACTTTCTTCTGCTGTTAGCTTTACTAATCTATCGTATCCATCTCCCAGTATTCCTTGCCAAAATGATCCCATGCCGAATAGGCGGGAAAAAACTAATAGCAATGCCATGCCTAAACATAAAGATAGAAAGTGACGGCTTCGGGTAAAATGAGCAAAAGTATGAATGGTTTGTTTGATATTTTTTGATGCGTACGCTATTGCCATCGCGGCAACAAATAAGGCTGGGTAAACCCAAAATCCGTGAACAATAAGATCTAACAATTCATCAAACTCACGAATTAACATACAGGTAAAAAATCCCGTCACTAGTACACAAAAGTGTCGGATTGAAGACTCTTTTATAGCAATATAACCAAAAGATAAAACCGTTAAAAATAGTAAGGTTTCTTGAAAATATTCAGTCAATGAATTTTCAGATAAGCCATTGTGTAGATAGATGAGATCATAAGAAACAGCCAGCACCGGTAGAGCTACAAGTACAGCTAAAAAGAAGAATTGGCCAAAACCTTTGAGAATAAAACGCAGATCAGTAGACATAATCACTCCGAAAATAAAACTGCCGCTTAAAAATTTAATTCCATTTAGATTTGCAGTCCGTGTGTCGGCGGGAAGGGGGGCGATTCTATAAGTGATGGTGCTTGGCGGTCTAATATTTTTTGGTTTTATAAAATAAAGTTTAATAATAATCAGTTCTATTATTATTACTAGACAATGACGGTGCATTGTGTGCACCGTCAGAAGTGTGAGTGGTATTTATTTGATTGTTATAAGTTTTCTTCGGCAAATTCCGCTAAGCGGCTACGGACTACGCCATTTAAGTGGATGTTGGCGCTGCCTTCGAAGTTTTTAAAACGCTCAACCATATAGGTTAAACCAGAGGTCACCGGGGTTAAATAAGTGGAATCTATTTGGGCTAGATTACCTGAACAGACGATTTTGGTGCCTTCACCACAACGTGTGATGATGGTTTTGATTTGTGAGGCGGTTAAGTTTTGGCATTCGTCCAATAAGACAAAAGCATTTTGGATTGAGCGGCCACGCATAAAGTTGATGGATTTAAATTGAATATTGGCTTTATCGCAGATGTATTTTAGCGACCCTTCGGTGCAGTGATCATTTTTATGCAGCGCTTCTAAGGTATCGGTGATCGCCGCAAGCCATGGCATCATTTTCTCTTCTTCAGTGCCGGGTAAGAAGCCGATCGCCTCGCCGATATCAGGGGTGTTACGAGTGACGATGATCTTATCGAACATTTTCTTTTCGATGGTCATTTCTAATGCTGCTGCCATGGCTAACATGGTTTTACCACTCCCTGCAGCGCCGGTTAAAATCACCAGATCGATTTCAGGATCGAGTAAGGCATCCATCGCCATACCTTGATAAATATTTTTCGGGTAAATATCCCAAGCATGACGGTGTAGCAGACGCTCTCGGCTGAGATCTTTGATTTTGGCTTTGGTCGGTTCAAGAGCTTCGACTCTGCCTGCAAAATCGCTATCTTCATCAATTAAATATTGGTTGATAAAGGTCGGTTCTAGCCCTTCACGATCCACGGTATGAAATGTTTTACTGCCACAATTTTGGCTTTCAACTTGTTTAAAGTTATCCCAAAAGTTGCCTTGGTATTCATTAAACCCTTTGGTGAGAAATTGCACATCATCAATTAATTGGTCGGTGCGGTAGTCTTCGACAAATTGGACACCAGCGCCTTTGGCTCGCAAACGCATATTAATGTCTTTGGTGATCAATACGACTTCACGAGGAGCACGGCGGTTTTGCAGCGCAATCACACCATTTAAAATTCGATTATCGCCCGCCTTGTCAGCAAACGCTTTGTCGTTATCGGGGATGTCAAAATCGGCCAGAATCGAAATGGTCCCGGTAGATTGATGCTCTGTGGCTAACGGGATCCCTTGGGAGATTTCTTCAGGCGTCGCATCATGGAAAATCGCTTCCAGAGCTCGGATGGCCACTCGAGCATCGCGCGCGACATCGCGTTTGCTGTCTTTTATGCGATCCAGTTCTTCCAATACGGTCATTGGAATCACGACATCGTGTTCTTGGAAAGAGTATATAGCGTGGGGTTCATGGAGCAGGATGTTGGTATCAAGGACAAAGATTTTTCGCGATGATTTATCGTGTGAGTTACGGCTGGTTAGCGTTCTGTCAGTCGAGCCCATAGCGTCTCCTTGTTCCGCGGTGCGGAAGGCTAGCAATGTTTGATTGCTATAGAGGCAGCTGGGAACATCCTGTTCCTATTTTTCGCTATCGAGAGTGTCGGTAGCGTGCTGCTACATAACGATCAAATCCTTTTCATTGATAAGCAACGATAGTTTTTTTAATCCACAACTATCTGAATGCTTATGTTGAGTATATGAAAGATTTTTACTTTCATCCTTACTTTAGATCTCAAATATTGACAGTTTTATGTCAGTGTTAAATTTTCCCCCGAATCATGGTGATATATCCCTTATCATCAAGTAAGATGTGCGGCTTTTTGTTAATAGGTCTTTTCGCCTATTTAGATCAGGTTTGTGACGAATTTTTCTAAGAAAATAATGTCAGAAACCACTAAAATAGATTTCAATAAAGTTAGATTCATAAGGTAGTCGATTACATGGCATTTGCGTTAGGTCAGCGTTGGATAAGTGATACAGAAAGCGATTTAGGATTAGGGACAGTGGTTGGGCTTGATGCTCGCACTGTGACTTTGATGTTTGCTGCATCAGAAGAAAACCGTTTATATGCCCGTAATGATGCACCGATTACACGTGTTGTATTTAATGTTGGTGATGTGATTGAAAGCCAAGAAGGTTGGACATTAAAAGTTGAGCAAATCGGTGTTAAAGATGATGTGATCAGCTACATCGGAACTCGCCAAGATAATCAAGAAAGCGATGTCGTATTACGTGAGATTTTCTTAAATCACCAAATTCGCTTTAACAAGCCCCAAGACAAATTGTTCGCCGGTCAAATTGATCGCATGGATAACTTTGTATTGCGTTACAACGCACTTTCTAACCAATATCAACAACATAAAAGCCCAATGCGTGGTTTATGTGGTATGCGCGCTGGATTGATTCCTCACCAGCTTTATATCGCTCATGAAGTTGGTCGCCGTCATGCACCTCGTGTTTTGCTTGCCGATGAAGTCGGCCTAGGTAAAACCATTGAAGCGGGCATGATCATTCACCAGCAAGTATTGACTGGACGTTCTGAACGCATTTTGATTGTGGTACCAGAAACACTGCAGCACCAATGGTTAGTGGAGATGATGCGTCGTTTCAACTTACACTTTTCGGTGTTTGATGAAGAGCGCTGCCTAGAATCACAAGCGGATGCTTTGAATCCATTTGATACCCAGCAATATGTGTTATGTTCGTTAGATTTTTTGAAAAAGAATGAAAAACGTTTTAATCAAGCATTGGCTGCAGATTGGGATTTATTGGTCGTCGATGAAGCGCATCACCTAGAGTGGAGTGTCGATGCACCGAGTCGTGAATATCAAATGATAGAAGGCTTAGCGGCGAAAATTGCCGGTGTACTTCTTCTTACTGCAACACCTGAACAGTTGGGCCATGAAAGTCACTTTGCTCGCTTGCGTCTGCTTGATTCTGATCGTTTCTTTGACTACGCCACTTTTGTTAAAGAAGAACAGCAATACGCGCCGGTTGCTGAAGCGGTAGCGAGCTTGGAATCGGGTAAGCCACTTACTAACGATCAAAAAAATAGCATCACTGAATTATTGTCAGAGCAAGATGCCGAGCCATTATTTCGAATTTTAGATGGTTGCAGTTCACAAGCTGAATTTGATGTTGAACAGAAAACCTTAGCGCGCCAAGAATTGATTGATAACTTAATGGATCGCCACGGCACAGGGCGTATTTTGTTCCGTAATACTCGTGCCGCGATTCAAGGTTTCCCTGAGCGTCATGTACACATGTTAGAAATGCCAATGCCTGAGCAGTACACTCGAGCGATGCGCGTGTCTAAAATGATGGATGGCGATCTCCCTGAGCAAACTCAAGCTCTGAAAAACTTATATCCTGAAGAGATCTTGCAAGATCTGGAAGGCGATAAAACGTCATGGTGGACGTTTGATCCTCGCGTTACTTGGCTTATCGATAAAGTGATGGAAAAGCGTTCTGAGAAGATCTTAGTGATCGCCTCTCGCTCTTCTACTGCATTGCAATTAGAACAAGCTTTGCGTGAGCGTGAAGGCATTCGTGCTACCGTCTTCCATGAAGGTATGTCGATTCTAGAGCGTGATAAAGCCGCGGCGTATTTTGCACAAGAAGAAGGTGGAGCACAGGTACTGATTTGTTCGGAAATTGGCTCTGAAGGGCGTAACTTCCAGTTTGCTAATCAGTTAGTGATGTTCGACTTGCCATTCAATCCAGATCTACTCGAGCAACGTATTGGTCGTTTAGACCGGATTGGCCAAACGCGCGATATCGAAATTTTTGTGCCGCATTTAGAAAATTCGGCTCAGTCGATTTTGGCTCATTGGTATCACCAAGGTTTGAACGCATTTGCAGAAACTTGTCCAACTGGCCGTGCCGTGTATGATGAATATTCGGCAGCCTTAATTGCCATGCTAGCGTCTGGTGATATGAGTGAGTTAGAGCATTTAGTTGAGCACTCAGCCGCGCTCAATAAACAGTTGAAATCTAAGCTAGAGCAAGGGCGCGACCGTTTGCTAGAAATTCACTCTAACGGTGGTGAAAAAGCGCAGAAAATCACGGAAACTATCGCCAGCGGTGATAATGATACCAATCTTGTTACTTTTGCCCTTGGTCTATTCGATACCATTGGCTTAAACCAAGACGATAAAGGTGAGAATGCTTTGGTGGTAACGCCATCTGAGCACATGATGGTGCCAAGCTACCCAGGTTTGCCTTATGAAGGGGCGACCATTACGTTTGATCGTGATACGGCGCTGTCGCGTGAAGATATGCACTTTATGAGCTGGGAGCACCCGATGATTCAAGGTGGCATTGATTTGCTGCTCAGTGAGAATGTCGGCACCAATGCGGTTTCTTTACTAAAGAATAAAGCGCTACCCGTTGGCACTATGTTCTTAGAGTTAGTGTACCTAGTGGATGCGCAAGCGCCGAAACGCAGTGGGATTAACCAATTCCTACCGAAAACCCCGATTCGTTTATTGATGGATGCCAAAGGTAATGAGCTTTCAGAGCAAGTACCGTTTGATACCTTTAACCGCCAACTTAGCCCGATTAACCGTCATATGGCGAGTAAAGTGGCCAGTTCGGTG
Encoded here:
- the thiP gene encoding thiamine/thiamine pyrophosphate ABC transporter permease ThiP, translated to MVNVSVPKLGIAVALTIGLFVCATIGALVQHAPSLNISWILSDPYYRHITFFSFYQAVFSTLLSVGFAIPVAHALSRREFIGKSLLLKLFASTLVLPVLVGVFGILAILGNSGLVAEVFKAFDARLPFSIYGLNGILIAHVFFNLPYACRLLLHALESIPNEQHKLCSHLGMNGWQKFCQVEWPRMRQQLPHVAGLVFMLCFTSFSTVMALGGGPKSTTIELAIYQAIKFDFDLQAGAILALWQMLLCGGLSLLLLRLAKTLPASTQASQQVLPRWIDSRSAKIWDSIWIMAAILLVLPPLLMVIWQGLNPQSLMVLQDAKFWQALMASLKVATLASSLALVMGIAILLTSRAWHLKGRRQRAGRLELMGTIILVTPGIVISTGLFLLLRNYVDVFSLAFVMVILVNSLMALPYIIKTLSQPMLQTAQQYQFLCQSLGMMGWTRFKMVEWKALNKPIAHAFAISFMFSMGDLSAVALFGNQSFTTLPLYLFQLLGSYQMPAAAMVSLCLLVFSVICFSLIDVVFKRSSR
- the thiQ gene encoding thiamine ABC transporter ATP-binding protein; translation: MSNRAIEIQNIIYDYQSETFYFDLQVERGSIMALMGPSGSGKSTLLSLIAGFIEPKQGEIKVDGLSVLGLQPHQRPLSMLFQEHNLFSHLTVRQNIGLGLHPGLKLTTEQKQQVEQAAQQVGIVELLDRLPEQLSGGQRQRVALARCFVQPHSIWLLDEPFSALDPVLRQEMLSLVASLAKERNITVLMVTHHLSDAKAISSHFAFMEQGRVTECATIDALTQTSENAHLRAFLQASGA
- a CDS encoding PhoH family protein; its protein translation is MGSTDRTLTSRNSHDKSSRKIFVLDTNILLHEPHAIYSFQEHDVVIPMTVLEELDRIKDSKRDVARDARVAIRALEAIFHDATPEEISQGIPLATEHQSTGTISILADFDIPDNDKAFADKAGDNRILNGVIALQNRRAPREVVLITKDINMRLRAKGAGVQFVEDYRTDQLIDDVQFLTKGFNEYQGNFWDNFKQVESQNCGSKTFHTVDREGLEPTFINQYLIDEDSDFAGRVEALEPTKAKIKDLSRERLLHRHAWDIYPKNIYQGMAMDALLDPEIDLVILTGAAGSGKTMLAMAAALEMTIEKKMFDKIIVTRNTPDIGEAIGFLPGTEEEKMMPWLAAITDTLEALHKNDHCTEGSLKYICDKANIQFKSINFMRGRSIQNAFVLLDECQNLTASQIKTIITRCGEGTKIVCSGNLAQIDSTYLTPVTSGLTYMVERFKNFEGSANIHLNGVVRSRLAEFAEENL
- the rapA gene encoding RNA polymerase-associated protein RapA, which produces MAFALGQRWISDTESDLGLGTVVGLDARTVTLMFAASEENRLYARNDAPITRVVFNVGDVIESQEGWTLKVEQIGVKDDVISYIGTRQDNQESDVVLREIFLNHQIRFNKPQDKLFAGQIDRMDNFVLRYNALSNQYQQHKSPMRGLCGMRAGLIPHQLYIAHEVGRRHAPRVLLADEVGLGKTIEAGMIIHQQVLTGRSERILIVVPETLQHQWLVEMMRRFNLHFSVFDEERCLESQADALNPFDTQQYVLCSLDFLKKNEKRFNQALAADWDLLVVDEAHHLEWSVDAPSREYQMIEGLAAKIAGVLLLTATPEQLGHESHFARLRLLDSDRFFDYATFVKEEQQYAPVAEAVASLESGKPLTNDQKNSITELLSEQDAEPLFRILDGCSSQAEFDVEQKTLARQELIDNLMDRHGTGRILFRNTRAAIQGFPERHVHMLEMPMPEQYTRAMRVSKMMDGDLPEQTQALKNLYPEEILQDLEGDKTSWWTFDPRVTWLIDKVMEKRSEKILVIASRSSTALQLEQALREREGIRATVFHEGMSILERDKAAAYFAQEEGGAQVLICSEIGSEGRNFQFANQLVMFDLPFNPDLLEQRIGRLDRIGQTRDIEIFVPHLENSAQSILAHWYHQGLNAFAETCPTGRAVYDEYSAALIAMLASGDMSELEHLVEHSAALNKQLKSKLEQGRDRLLEIHSNGGEKAQKITETIASGDNDTNLVTFALGLFDTIGLNQDDKGENALVVTPSEHMMVPSYPGLPYEGATITFDRDTALSREDMHFMSWEHPMIQGGIDLLLSENVGTNAVSLLKNKALPVGTMFLELVYLVDAQAPKRSGINQFLPKTPIRLLMDAKGNELSEQVPFDTFNRQLSPINRHMASKVASSVQDQIHALIESAEQAVLPKLDEVRQSAKSEMQQKLNSELERLLALKAVNPNIRDEEISAIETQIETLSGYIETAQLQLDSLRLIVVAHQ